A genome region from Erigeron canadensis isolate Cc75 chromosome 3, C_canadensis_v1, whole genome shotgun sequence includes the following:
- the LOC122592559 gene encoding disease resistance protein RPV1-like, with amino-acid sequence MWVMFSNGSYSLSVVLKDSHKQKFPMASASTSMTSVEKSYTYDVFISFRGKDLRTSFVDHLYHALRKRGIIVFKDDKDIEVGQKIGDELPKAIKASKFHIVIFSQRYADSYWCLNELVEILKCQKPGDPTFYPIFYHVAPSEVREQKGPVEKAFAKHLENEAAGRWRAAMEKAATLEGWELTKTGDGHEVQFIEKIVHAIAQKPYFANFSVNENLVGMTARVEKLLLSLQVGFDDVRMIGITGLGGVGKTTLASVVFNRIANQFDGKSFVQNVRERSEHPRGLQDMQKQVLTSVFCDQSIDVPSDVEGRILMKRRMPSINVLVVLDDVNDVRQLKALAEPSWFRPGSRIIITSRDRQVLVAHGVESHNIHDVSTLSDEDAIRLLSRYAFNTECPAQGYEELSKAVIRYAAGLPLTIETLSSSLRARPTNEWEDAIKRLETIPWDDTLNKLKISYDALEKDLKEIFLHVACLLKGRRKKRAIRILESLGFHAEFGIGVLEQKSLITLRDDPYNYHPYDKKVLDMHDHIEEMGMHIVRSMHPEPEQRKLQWIKDEIENIIKEDMVRFKLIL; translated from the exons CCTCTCAGTAGTACTGAAAGATTCACACAAACAGAAATTTCCAATGGCATCGGCTTCAACAAGTATGACATCGGTTGAAAAGAGTTACACATATGacgtttttataagttttagggGTAAAGACTTACGTACCAGTTTTGTTGATCATCTTTACCATGCTCTTCGGAAAAGAGGcattattgtttttaaagatgatAAAGACATCGAGGTCGGACAAAAGATCGGTGACGAGCTCCCCAAAGCCATTAAAGCTTCCAAGTTTCACATCGTTATTTTCTCCCAGAGATATGCAGATTCTTATTGGTGCTTAAACGAGCTCGTAGAGATCCTAAAGTGCCAGAAACCGGGGGACCCAACTTTTTACCCGATCTTCTATCACGTGGCACCCAGCGAAGTCCGCGAACAAAAGGGGCCAGTTGAAAAAGCATTCGCAAAACACTTAGAGAATGAGGCTGCTGGGAGATGGAGAGCTGCTATGGAAAAAGCAGCGACTCTGGAAGGGTGGGAGTTGACCAAGACTGGTGATGG GCATGAAGTTCAGTTCATCGAGAAAATTGTTCACGCCATTGCACAAAAGCCATATTTTGCCAATTTCAGTGTTAATGAAAACTTAGTAGGCATGACGGCCCGGGTGGAGAAATTACTTTTAAGTTTACAAGTTGGCTTTGATGACGTTCGGATGATAGGAATCACCGGTCTGGGTGGTGTGGGGAAGACGACTCTGGCAAGTGTAGTTTTTAATCGGATAGCCAATCAGTTTGATGGTAAAAGCTTTGTTCAGAATGTTAGAGAACGCTCAGAACACCCTAGGGGTTTGCAGGATATGCAAAAACAGGTCCTTACTTCTGTGTTTTGCGATCAAAGCATTGACGTGCCAAGTGATGTTGAGGGGCGTATTTTGATGAAAAGGAGGATGCCTAGCATAAATGTTCTTGTAGTTCTAGATGATGTGAATGATGTAAGGCAACTTAAGGCGTTAGCAGAACCAAGTTGGTTTAGGCCAGGAAGTAGAATCATCATTACATCAAGAGATAGACAAGTATTGGTAGCCCATGGAGTTGAGAGTCACAATATTCATGATGTTAGTACGTTATCAGATGAGGATGCAATTCGTCTCCTTAGTAGGTATGCTTTTAATACAGAGTGTCCAGCTCAGGGTTATGAAGAGCTATCTAAAGCAGTTATACGCTATGCTGCTGGTCTTCCTTTAACCATCGAAACTTTAAGTTCATCTCTCCGTGCTCGTCCTACGAATGAATGGGAAGATGCCATCAAAAGACTAGAAACAATTCCATGGGATGATACCTTGAATAAATTGAAAATAAGCTATGATGCTCTAGAGAAGGATCTGAAAGAGATATTCCTACATGTTGCTTGCCTATTGAAAGGCCGGAGGAAGAAGAGAGCTATCAGAATACTAGAAAGTTTAGGATTTCATGCTGAATTTGGTATAGGAGTTCTCGAGCAGAAATCCTTAATTACTCTCCGTGATGATCCTTATAATTATCATCCTTATGATAAGAAGGTGTTGGACATGCATGATCATATAGAAGAAATGGGAATGCATATTGTTCGTAGTATGCATCCTGAGCCTGAGCAACGTAAGCTACAATGGATTAAAGATGAGattgaaaatataataaaagaagacATGGTAAGATTCAAGCTTATTTTGTAA